From the Cryptomeria japonica chromosome 2, Sugi_1.0, whole genome shotgun sequence genome, one window contains:
- the LOC131051014 gene encoding protein BOLA4, chloroplastic/mitochondrial isoform X1 translates to MTSLIRPTVVCNAVRSCIMSRPLSRSLGRALLFHRGLKTAVPPRLAGRFHGGHGEGLNSFRHGFCVRATEVSEPGSVDSPMMQAMQNKIKEQLNAEEVIVKDAYGDGRHVSIDVISSAFEGQSQVNRQRMVYKAIWEEMQSVVHAVDQMTTKTPAEVAEASK, encoded by the exons ATGACTTCTCTCATACGACCCACTGTTGTATGCAATGCGGTTCGTAGTTGTATTATGTCTCGTCCACTTTCTAGATCACTTGGCAGAGCTCTCTTATTTCACAGGGGGCTTAAAACAGCCGTTCCACCACGTTTAGCTGGGAGATTTCATGGCGGCCATGGAGAGGGCTTAAATTCATTCAGGCATGGCTTCTGTGTTAGGGCAACGGAGGTGTCTGAGCCAGGCTCTGTTGACTCTCCCATGATGCAGGCAATGCAAAATAAG ATAAAAGAGCAGTTAAATGCTGAAGAAGTTATTGTCAAAGATGCTTATGGTGATGGTCGTCATGTAAG TATTGATGTTATATCATCAGCCTTTGAAGGACAATCCCAAGTGAATAGGCAAAGGATGGTCTACAAGGCAATATGGGAAGAGATGCAAAGTGTTGTTCATGCCGTTGATCAAATGACAACAAAAACTCCTGCTGAGGTTGCGGAAGCATCGAAGTAA
- the LOC131051014 gene encoding uncharacterized protein LOC131051014 isoform X2 has protein sequence MTSLIRPTVVCNAVRSCIMSRPLSRSLGRALLFHRGLKTAVPPRLAGRFHGGHGEGLNSFRHGFCVRATEVSEPGSVDSPMMQAMQNKIKEQLNAEEVIVKDAYGDGRHVRLPI, from the exons ATGACTTCTCTCATACGACCCACTGTTGTATGCAATGCGGTTCGTAGTTGTATTATGTCTCGTCCACTTTCTAGATCACTTGGCAGAGCTCTCTTATTTCACAGGGGGCTTAAAACAGCCGTTCCACCACGTTTAGCTGGGAGATTTCATGGCGGCCATGGAGAGGGCTTAAATTCATTCAGGCATGGCTTCTGTGTTAGGGCAACGGAGGTGTCTGAGCCAGGCTCTGTTGACTCTCCCATGATGCAGGCAATGCAAAATAAG ATAAAAGAGCAGTTAAATGCTGAAGAAGTTATTGTCAAAGATGCTTATGGTGATGGTCGTCATGTAAG GTTACCTATCTAG